AGGAGGGGCACGATCACTGCCTAGGTAACCGAGTGCGGGGTCTGGCTGGGAAACTGGTGCCAAGATTGTCTTTCATGTGCAGAAAGCATGGACGACCGACCAGTAAACTACTGGCCAGAAACTCTGAGCGAAACCATGCAAGTTTACATGGCTGCTAAAAGCCGTAACTCGAAGGTGAGCAACAAAATGTAACCCTGTCAGGAAAATACAACCAGCCTCACCAGTATGGTGAAACACAGACAGGAACCATGAGAAAGGCAAACAGGGTGagtggaaggaaaaaaaaaactgaatggtAAAAGGCATGTGACAGAGCAAGCGTCATGCAGCCGCAGTCAGACGCAGTGCAAGCTGGGAAACGAAAGAAAACAACTTCCATTAAAAATGTGGATGGCAGAGGGGGGTTGCTGGGACAGCCAAGCAGTGCAGGACAGGCAAGGCACACCGAAACTGTTAGTAACAGGGGTAAACACAGGTGTCTGCGTTTCACCAGACAGCAGAGTGTAAGAAGATGTCTGTTTAAGGAAACGCATCTCTTGGAAGTGAAACACAAagaggaaatgggggggggggggtagggggagaGACACCCACCCGGGCAACACAGGTAATTCAAATGTGAGGAAAAAAGCTAACAAAAGAATTTATGGCTGTCAACACAAGCACATACAGTAAAGGTGAGATTGAAAACAGAGCAAAAGGaaatgtgaaaaagaaagaatAACAGCAGAGTGTGCAAAATGAAATGGTCCATTTCACAGACTGCCTTGGAAGTAACCTTCCACgtgccacacccacctacaGAGTATAGAATCACAGGCTACAAGCACCACCTCTCAAATACCTCCCAATGCTTGATGCAAGTCAAGGCTATTAGAAACTCGAGAAGGAGAGCGGACAATCTGCACCACTGACACTCTGTTGGGAGGCTTTTGTGATTCCTTTATACACGAGTTCAACACAGACCCAAAACTCTTATTCAAGGGCATCAAGGATTTCAAGAATCTACATCCACAATATAGTGATTTGTGCAGCGCGATCAAAGGGCAGCATGACCGTGGGCTATGAAAAGCTAAATTCGTGTGGCATCTGCTGTGCAAAACCTGTGCTGTGTAAAGCGAaactcaaaaaacaaaaaaatcgaTTGCAGTCTTAGCTAAAAGCGGTCTCGATGTCGCACAAGCCCGACACTCCGTCAGCTCGACCCACGCCGTTCGTACGTACGCTCGCGTCGGGCGCGCGGAGCCAGCTGACGGCACGAGCCCGAGCGAGCTGTCATTCCGAAGCCCCAACACGTCTGTTATTGTCCGACAGCGCGGCGAAGTTAAGCTCTCTGACTAACTACGCGCACATGCATGTAGACATATTCATACATGTAGTCGAGTCGACTGCTGAACACGACCGAGAGCACTGGCTATAGAGGCCTTTTCGAAACGGATGGTCTTATTCGGGCGCCATCTTGGTAATGCAAAGCAACTTATGACAACTAGTTAGCGACTGAACACGAGATACCAAATTTACAGCGCGACTAGCGGAATGGAAGCCGACTTCTTGAAGGCAGAATCAACAAGGAAGTGTACATCTGCTTACCCTTGTCGCTTCGCTTTTTTTAGAAAGTGTACGACCTTCTCGAAACTGTCACTGATATAAAGTCCCCTTCTCTGTTTTCACAGCTCGCGAGCGGTAGTCCAACCGGAAACTACTCAGGACCAATCAGAGACCGCCGATGACGTCAATGTGCCTCATTCACTGATTAAGATGTAACTCTAAACAACTTTAAAGGGGAAAGAGAATAAATATTAGACACGGAAACGGACTTTTTAGTTGGCCTAACGGTAAACGCTCCGTAGTGCAGTGTTTTAGAATGGGAGTGTGTTCAAAAGCAGCACGTAAAAATATTGTCTGCCTGATGATTTGTTTAAAGATAATCCAACACTTGCAAACACATAGCACAGTCAGAGCCACAAGTGGCAGGACGTTGATACAactgaatttaaaataaaaaattgtctCTTCTTTAGAACCCTTCATATAAGTTTTCACTCGATTTACATCGTACTGCTTATACTTGTAAATGATTCTTCAGGCAAAATGACATCGGCCTGTGCAGTACTTGCTCTAGCCCCCCTTGCAGACACTGAACGGCATGAAACGTCAGTTCATAAATTTTCCATGAAGAATTTTAAGTGCCCTTAAGCTTTAACACTGACATGTTAAAACCCCAATGAACACATATAATTAATGAGCCTATTGCCCTTTTAGACAGTAGCGTTTGTACTTAATTAGTTTGCCGCAAGAGCCAAGGACATTGTCCAGAAAGAAAGCAAAGAATAATGTGCAGATAATGACATTTATGGTAGCGTCATAGTAATAACTTTCATTTCTGATTGGTTGTCTGTGAATATGAGCCCTGCGGGTGAATTTAACCAGACAAACAGTGGGCCAATGCCAGGTGTTCACCCGGGAGTTATTTGAAAACCACACCCATTACCCCCCTCCCTGCCAGCCTCTGTACGGACCACTCCCCACTCTGATCAAGAACCAGGAGCCTCTGCTTGCCGTGGTTAGTTCAGTTTGTGTCGACTGCCCAGAGTCCATGAACTGAATCACCCACTCCCAGTGAAGAGGAGAGCTGAGCTTGCACCCCGACACCCAGCAAGGTAAGAGGGATTCCTGACAGATGCACTTTTCCTCCAGCCCTGCTGTTTACCTTTACTGCATGACAGGGTGTGTTCTGTCGGGAGTGCAGAGGAGCACCCTCTGTGATTGAGCAGGGGTATAAAGAAGCGTGCATTTCATTACTGTAAAGTTACTCTGAACAAACTGTCTTTACAGGATTGGGTTTTGTGAGTGTGTAGGGGAGAAAGTTTAGTTCCGAGGAATTTTCAAGGGCTCTAAAAGACCATCATTAGAAAAATGTGTATTGAAAGCTTCTGTTCGGTGCCTGAAACGCCTTCTAAACCAGAACATTTGATTATTTTGTACATGCAGAACCTGAAtacttaatttttaaaatctgGGTATATTACTAATAGGTTAttataaagcactttacatCACAAGGCACAAGAAATTACTACCTAAGATTTACTATCACTGCGTGAACATGataattactgtattattactgTGTGAATATAATGTTTATCTGTTAATTTACTACTTACTGATATTTCTTTCTTATTGATACTTGTAAACATTTCAGTAGTCAAGAATAAAGAAACATGGAAAAAATTGTCAATAATTCCCCCCAACTCCAATCTTCCTTGTGTTAAGGCTTTAAAAGTCCCGGAGAAGAAAACCTCCAACAGCACAACATTCCAGGGAGTCTCTGTCGAAACATGTCCCTCTACAGCTTCGGACTGGAGCCGGTGTCCTGCCACGCCTGGAACAAAGACCGCACACGCAAGTGCAAACTGGTTCTGTCGCGCTTCTGCATGGGGCAATTACGTGCCTGCAGGCTGCCCGTGCAGCCGGCCACCCCCAGCTggccacccccagccccccagccgGCCACCCCCGCCGGACACCCCTAGCCGGCCACCCCCAGCTGGCCACCCCCAGTCCCCCAGCCGGCCACCCCCGCCGGACACCCCTAGCCGGCCACTCCCAGCTggccacccccagcccccccgccGGACACCCCTAGCCGGCCACTCCCAGCTGGCCACCCCAGCCCACTGCAGCAAGAAGCCCAGTCGTACTGCTGCCCAGGATGCTGCTAATGCgtttatatgcattttataccccccccccctcatctccTTCCTGCTCCAGTGTCTAAGTGCTCCTTATCTCTATTACGATTGCACAGTACCTCTTACTTTCAGGAACTGCTTGCAGTCATGAAACCAGGGAAACCTATAACACGTATCTTACATTTGCCCCTCCCTCACACGTCTGTTTATTTATCATTAATCTACTTTCTGTGGAAAGAAGTGGAGAAACAAAACTTGTTTATCTAATGACCGAGGTGATTACAGTACATCCTGCAAAGAGCCCAGCAAGCTTTTTAGAGATAGCTGGGTTAACCGTTATAGAAGACAGTCAGCTtcgtttttttaaatgttttgttaaatatactTCTTACTGGTCCTGgtagggaaattctcttttcacttCCCCCATCGTGCTCTCTGTCAGTAAGAGCGAGCTTGGTAGCTAAGGGATGCCACCTGttgcggcacccagggagctgggggttaagggcccacagatgtgccaaggctgggcttgaacccagcaacgttctgatcacaggcacagaggctcagccaCACAACACTGCCCCTCGTCCCCTTAGTGAAAAGGGGTCACTGAAATCCCTCCTTGGCCCCTAGAATGACACCAAACTCCTCCTACAGAAATTGGCATAAGCCCCAACAGCAGTGAGGTGCACATCTACCAGAAGAGCGGGAAGGACTGGATCAAAATCCATGAGCTCACCGAGCACAGCGGCCGCATCACAGGTATGGCAGCGCTTCCGTCTGCCGTAGTCCCGGGTAACAGAGACAGAATGTGGCCTGTTGAAGTCACAGAACCCaactcccagcatgcactgcagtAAATCACTGCATGATCATGTGACACGAGACAGATACAAAGGGGTCAGACACCCCCAGAAAACACTGATGTCAATTCCAATTCCATCTTCTGTTCAGTGTTGTGACGTTTAGGAGATTGATCATCCAGGGTGCAGTTACACGATGTTTATTTAAGCCCTGGTTGAGATATCATCCACTTGTACAGATACTTCTAGAAACATTTACAACAGGGCCCTGATGAGAAACCCAGCCCCTACTGGTTTGCTAATGACCACTATATGTCAATAATGACATTCAACGTTGCAATGTGTTCATGCTTACAGGCATTGACTGGGCACCAGAGTCCAACCGCATAGTGACCTGTGCCTCGGACAGGAACGCTTACGTGTGGACGCTGAAGGAGGGCGTGTGGAAACCCACACTGGTGCTGGTTCGCATCAACAGGGCTGCCACCTGTGTCAAGTGGTCCCCGCAGGAGAACAAGTTCGCCCTGGGCAGCGGGGCCAAGCTGATTTCCGTTTGCTATTTCGAGAAAGAGAATGACTGGTGAGTGCTCTAAGTCACGGAGAGCACTGTATTCCAGTTGGCTAATTTATGAACTATGAACCCCATCCAGTCATAGAATTATTCCAGTTATGTGCTTCCTCAGGAACAGCAAGTTTGATGAACTTGTGCAATGAAGCACTTTACAATAGTGTGTCTCCAGGACAGTTGTGTTGGGTGGATACTGTTCGCTCATTTTATTACTGCTCTACAAAAGTCACCTTATGACCCTTGCCCTTTTGACCCACCCCTGCCCTCTGTCCCCTAGGTGGCTCAGTAAACACATCAAGAAAACCATCTGCTCCACTGTGCTGAgcctggactggcatcccaacaATGTGTTACTGGCGGCTGGCTCTGCAGACCTTCATTGCAGGTCAGAAGCcagtgggagttttacttacacaagaatgttctgagggcagaatgaaaaatgattggttcagagaggtaaccaatcagaatgtagAGGAGATGGGTACAAGGAACTGGAGGAGGCAGGATCAAGACATCtcattggttggtcccacctcctctagttatTTGACCCCACCCTCTGTATAATCccattggttatctctctgaaccaatcatttctcattctgccctcagaacatttttgtgtatgcAAAATTCCCATGAGCAGGTCAGAACTGGCAGCCATCTTCCCATCCATTCATTAGGCATTCCACACATTCTTTGACACATCATGCATTCCATCTGCACTATCTACCTTCCCAtcagcttcagcttcagcaCATAAAGGCTGCTCCTCAGCGATGAGCAGTAGAAATTCCAGTTCCATTGTTCACATGTGGAAAAGCCTCAAAGCATGTAAACAGTGCCTTGGATCAGTGTTTCAAAAAGCGAAGTCACTGGCCTTCAGTGATGACACTGTAGAGTAGAAATGGTCAATGCATTCTGGGGTGAATCAGGTAAAATGTGTATTTGGGAGACCATAAAACGGCGGTTTTAATCGCCTTCCCCCCTCCGCTGTGGTTCCACCACAGGATTTTCTCCGCCTACATCAAGGACATCGAAGAGAGGCCAGGACCCACACCCTGGGGGGCCAAGATGCCGTTCGGGGAGATGCTCCTGGAGCAAAGGGACTGCGGGGGCTGGGTGCACGGCGTGAGCTTCTCTCCGTCCGGCGACCGCCTGGCTTGGGTTAGCCACAACAGCAGCATCGGTGTGGTTGACGCCCCCGGTGGTAAAGAGTGAGTGTGCACACGAGTCTGTGTCCTTAGTCAGCGTGCTGCGAGCCCGTCGTGTATGGCTCACGCTGTTATCACCACTCAGGTGATGGTATGATTGTCAGTAAAACAGTATCCTAGCTGTATGTGAGCACCGATGTTCCCCTCGTGTCTCCCAGAGTCACCCAACTGGCCACGGAGCTCCTCCCCCAGCTGAGCGTCCTGTTCGTCAGTGAGTCGGAGATAGTGGCGGCGGTAAGACCGTAACCCGGGGACCATTCGTACATCCACGCGCATTGGTCCAGCGCCTGCTAGTCTAAAACAGTCTCTCAACCCAGTGCagagatggtccatgtttttgctccctcccagctgggagcaaaaacgtggaccatctcTGGGTTCCCCAGGACCAGGAtaagaaacactggtctaaaaGAGGCCTGTCAGATGTTTATAAAGACGTCCCCTGGATAGAATAATGCACTTCCAAGAAGGAGTAACATTATACTGGATGAAATGGTTGTAAATATGCCTTTTCAGGCCATAATTTTATTTGCTTTCTACAGAGAATGGTGATAATTCCACagtgaccctaaccctaaccctaaccctaacctagaCCTTCACTGTGTAATGGCACCACCTAGGGAACTGAGCCACAGGATTAACAGATGGCAGTTTGTAGTGTCAAAAGTTGCCAGTGTGGagtctgttttttcttttcactGCTACACTGCGCCTACCTGGGATGGGACCATCCATGCCTACACTGCACCATGTCCTCACTTGGGGATATTTATACCACCTCAGCATCACCAAGTGCTACAACTGTGACACGCAGCTTCCCTGGGATGGGAAATTAAACGTAGCAAATAAATATGCCCTATAAGAAGCACagaataagtgtttttatagcTTTTGTTGTATGAAAAAAGTCTTGCTTTACCTCTATGATTTCAtgcatgaaatttaaaaaaagacccACAATTGGGATTAACGGATGACAGTGTGTGGTGATTTTTCTTTAGGGTCACGACTGCTGCCCTTTCCAGTACTCCTACAAGGGCCCCAGGGACCTGAGCTTGGTGAAGAAGCTGGACATCCCCAAGCAGGCGTCTCGCGGCGGCCTGTCGGCCATGCAGCACTTCCGTAACCTGGACAAGAAGGCCATAACTGAGGAGGAGCAGAACGAGCTGGAGAGCCTGCACCAGAACTCCATCACGTACGGCCATGCGGGCAACCCAAATAGGGGGACACAAGGGGGGACAAATAGGGGGGCTCAAGGGGGGACACAAATAGGGGGGGACAAATAGGGGGACTCAAGGGGGACAAATAGGGGGGCTCAAGGGGGGACACAAATAGGGGGACTCAAGGGGGACAAATAGGGGGGCTCAAGGGGGGCACGGGGGACAGATGGGGGGGCTCAAGGGGGGACAAATAGGGGGGCTCAAGGGGGACAAATAGGGGGGACAAATAGGGGGGCTCAAGGGGGGCACGGGGGACAGATGGGGGGGCTCAAGGGGGGACAAATGGGGGGGCTCAAGGGGGGACAAATGGGGGGACAAATAGGGGGACTGAGAGGGGCACACATGGATGTCTGTAAGGATAGCTTGTTTTAAATCCTCACTTAAACCGATTCCCAGAGCTGTTAAGAGAACAGCTTGATTTTAAGCATGCGGTTCAAAGGCAAAAAGGCAGCTTATTTTTTGGGATTTGTGACAGTTTAAGGCCAGTGCTTTGTTTTTAAGGCCAGGGGCATTTAAAGGCAATCAAGTCTTGCGTTTAGCCAGGGGTTGCCGTATATGAGGAGGGTTAGTGATGCGGCATTTGCTGTGCCAGCATGAGTCAAACGGCCATATCCGAGCAACCGGGGGTCCTATTCCGAGGCCGACCTCTGACTGCCTGTTCGCCTTGCAGCCAGCTGCGCATCGTGGAAGGTTCCAAGACCAAGGTCAGCAAGTTCAGCAGCGTGGGCCTGGATGGAGCCATGGTCATTTGGGACTTCAAGGTGACTCTCCCTCCTTCGTGGCTGAAGTCTCCGATAATCACAACTGGCCCTGTCCTtaattctgtgtgtgtctctctctcactaGCACTGAAAGCAGAGGGAGGTGTGTCCTGTTAGCCGTTCTCACCTGCTGTTGGGATTGCTACTCTCCTACAAAAATGTGTGTAAAGCACCTATTTAAAGTGTAAACTACAGGCTATTTAAAGCTCCTGTGCATTAAACCATCAGAAATAAAGATTGGTAAAGAGTGGAACAGCATTCATGTAAAACTCAAACATCAAATTCAATACACAGTCAGTACgtaaaaaaaatatgaacagAAAATGAGATCAATGAGCTAGCATCTGTATTCAACAACAAACAACAgaaaatatcaataaataaattaattacagCTTTTTACTTATTGTTCATCTTTGACTCTGTGTTTGAATTTGTATGCttgaatattttgtttttactgcAACAGGAAATTTTATTTGAAAGTTTAAATTTAAtagtaaaataaacaaatcttTGCACTGTGGAATATGCTTGGGTAGCCCTCTACAACTGTCACAAAGCCCATCGTCATCATTAAGCACTCTGTGGCATTATTATGGAACAATCCTTGGGAAGACCACTGAAAAATAACACAAACAGCATCCCTGTGCACGGAGATCTTATCTACTGCACACCTGGGCGTGAAAACCTACCATTAAAATCCTGTGACCTTTCAGCTGTTGCGTCTGGCGTGACTCTGATATATTGTAGCTTGTAGTGGTAACAAAAGATAACCAGGCTGTATTTAAACAATCCAGCTGATACCAGAACTGTCTGACAATCTCTTGCTCAGCTTGCTCTTGCACCAAGGACACTGCCATCCTCGCAGCAATTGACTGAACTATGAACTTGCTACAATATCTGTTTGTCTGACGTAATAACAGACAGAAGAGAACAGACATGCTAGCCTGCTGTACACTCAGCGGAGGGGAATGTAAACAGTAAGCCAGTGTTTTCCCAAGTACTTCAATGTGAATATCTCAAGCTGCCGGACCGGCTCTTAAAGGTGAAGGAACCCTGAGACACACCAGCAGAAGCAGCCTCTGCATGAGAATATCCATGCAACGACCTAAAGCTGCAGATATGCTCAATCTTGGCAAAGCGAAATGGGTGTTTTCCTTGACAGATGTGTCCAGGTAGCAACACCACCTGCTTACGGAGTGGTTGGACTCCTCCACGGGCGTGGCCGTTTTGGCCACTACAAAGTTCAGCCAAATTTAACCATAAATTACAGCCTAGATAAAGGGTGGTTAAGCATTCGGCCTTAGCGAGTAACTATGGATGCTGACCGGCACTTTCACAGATGTCATTAATATGCAGCAGCTTTCCTCTTGAGCTGCTTCCTTTCGATATTCATCCAAGCCATGTAAGTGTGCTTGGCCTGAATCGATCTGCACACAGCGTTGCTGACCTTCCCTGACCTCAGCGTCGCATCTCGAAAGCTACTGCGGgccactgttgcaactttccaGCATTTTGCAAATAGCCGTTCGATCTTAATCCGGACAAACATCCTGCCAGCACACTGGCAAGGCTCTGGAGATTAAGTTGGTTAATTTCCCATGTGGCACTTTTTTCATCCTCTACAAGAACTACCTAAATACAGGCCTAGGAACACTGTGCATCGAGGCACGTCGTGCTAATTGTAGGCCAATGAGAAGAGGGACCTACTCGTAGGCCAATGAGAAGAGGGACCTAATCGTAGGCCAATGAGAAGAGGGACCTAATCGTAGGTCAATGAGAAGAGGGACCTAATCGTAGGCCAATGAGAAGAGGGACCTAATCCTAGGTCAATGAGAAGAGGGACCTAATCCTAGGTCAATGAGAAGAGGGACCTAATCCTAGGTCAATGAGAAGAGGGACCTAATCGTAGGCCAATGAGAAGAAGGACCTAATCGTAGGTCAATGAGAAGAGGGACCTAATCGTAGGCCAATGAGAAGAGGGACCTAATCGTAGGCCAATGAGAAGAGGGACCTAATCGTAGGTCAATGAGAAGAGGGACCTAATCGTAG
This genomic window from Paramormyrops kingsleyae isolate MSU_618 chromosome 22, PKINGS_0.4, whole genome shotgun sequence contains:
- the LOC111856748 gene encoding actin-related protein 2/3 complex subunit 1A-A; amino-acid sequence: MSLYSFGLEPVSCHAWNKDRTQIGISPNSSEVHIYQKSGKDWIKIHELTEHSGRITGIDWAPESNRIVTCASDRNAYVWTLKEGVWKPTLVLVRINRAATCVKWSPQENKFALGSGAKLISVCYFEKENDWWLSKHIKKTICSTVLSLDWHPNNVLLAAGSADLHCRIFSAYIKDIEERPGPTPWGAKMPFGEMLLEQRDCGGWVHGVSFSPSGDRLAWVSHNSSIGVVDAPGGKEVTQLATELLPQLSVLFVSESEIVAAGHDCCPFQYSYKGPRDLSLVKKLDIPKQASRGGLSAMQHFRNLDKKAITEEEQNELESLHQNSITQLRIVEGSKTKVSKFSSVGLDGAMVIWDFKH